A stretch of Desulfobacter hydrogenophilus DNA encodes these proteins:
- a CDS encoding galactokinase: MNLAPILEKKQIHVCVPCRIDFGGTLDISTFYLPLADLKPATLNLALDMRTHVYLSPGEQGRIKISSKGFDTIDRSRDDKGWDGPMGLMFAIFQYFNAHGVHLHIESESPVRSALGGSSCAAVAIIAAVYTALEKQINPEHIAWLAHYLEGAVAGVLCGIQDQTAAAFGGVNLWEWRFGQKGPEFLRCPVFDSHEKIEKLNHHLLVAYCGIPHESSDVNSRWVNDFRSGRAYDAFEQITRLTRQFTRALGAFSFEEAAQLMNRETAIRCEITPDVLDNTGIKLWESAKAKGCGARFTGAGGGGCLWAIGEETDIDKLKTQWQEILDPIEGAMVLDTAIDPKGICVH, from the coding sequence ATGAATCTTGCACCAATACTTGAAAAAAAACAGATACATGTGTGTGTCCCCTGCCGCATTGATTTCGGCGGTACCCTGGATATTTCCACCTTTTATCTGCCCCTGGCAGACCTTAAGCCGGCGACTTTGAACCTGGCCCTTGACATGCGCACCCATGTTTATCTATCGCCGGGGGAACAAGGGCGGATTAAAATTTCTTCCAAGGGTTTTGATACCATTGACCGCAGCCGGGATGACAAAGGATGGGACGGTCCCATGGGGCTGATGTTTGCGATTTTTCAATATTTTAATGCCCATGGGGTGCATCTGCACATTGAATCGGAATCGCCCGTCCGAAGTGCCCTTGGTGGGTCTTCCTGTGCTGCCGTGGCCATTATTGCCGCCGTTTACACCGCCTTGGAAAAACAGATCAATCCCGAACATATTGCCTGGCTGGCCCATTATCTGGAAGGCGCCGTGGCAGGGGTGCTGTGCGGGATCCAGGACCAGACGGCTGCCGCATTTGGCGGGGTGAACCTGTGGGAATGGAGATTTGGGCAAAAAGGCCCTGAATTTTTGCGCTGCCCGGTGTTTGATTCCCATGAAAAAATAGAAAAATTGAATCACCATCTTCTGGTAGCCTATTGCGGCATTCCCCATGAATCCAGTGACGTTAACTCCCGCTGGGTGAATGATTTTAGATCAGGCCGGGCTTATGATGCATTTGAACAGATCACCCGTCTTACACGGCAGTTCACCCGTGCTTTGGGTGCTTTTTCCTTTGAAGAGGCCGCACAATTGATGAACCGGGAAACCGCCATTCGTTGTGAAATCACCCCGGATGTGCTGGATAATACCGGTATAAAGCTGTGGGAATCAGCAAAGGCTAAAGGCTGCGGGGCCAGATTCACAGGTGCAGGGGGCGGGGGGTGTCTGTGGGCTATTGGGGAGGAAACAGATATTGATAAGCTGAAAACACAGTGGCAGGAAATTCTTGATCCTATAGAGGGGGCAATGGTACTGGATACGGCCATCGACCCCAAAGGAATTTGTGTTCATTAA
- a CDS encoding nucleoside phosphorylase, with protein sequence MSYPTWSDLNSPSIVPPLGQRQAKSVGPAALMVSADPDMGLIRQGFGKWQSRAFFNSSLLVKPEAPLGMSVTGPYIGAPYGVMLLESLIAKGARAVIVLGWCGGLSPDFFPGDLVVVENALVDEGTSRHYMDLSGPLPAVKADARLTATLAAALGAAGLESYTHATIWSTDAIYRETPEKVSWYKDNGACAVEMECSALFAAAAFRKVPIAALLVVSDSLGRADGAWDPGFNKKRFKVMRKQACGVAMALTGKLAHGF encoded by the coding sequence ATGAGTTATCCGACATGGTCGGACCTGAATAGCCCTTCAATTGTTCCGCCGTTAGGGCAAAGACAAGCAAAGAGCGTGGGGCCGGCTGCATTGATGGTTAGCGCGGACCCGGACATGGGACTGATCCGCCAGGGATTTGGCAAGTGGCAGTCCCGCGCTTTTTTTAACAGCAGTTTGCTGGTTAAACCAGAAGCCCCTTTGGGGATGAGTGTAACAGGTCCCTATATTGGGGCGCCCTATGGGGTGATGCTGCTGGAGTCATTGATTGCAAAGGGGGCCAGGGCCGTTATTGTTCTTGGCTGGTGTGGCGGACTTTCTCCGGATTTTTTCCCGGGTGATCTGGTGGTGGTGGAAAACGCCTTGGTGGATGAGGGAACATCCCGGCATTATATGGATTTGTCGGGGCCCCTGCCGGCGGTTAAAGCTGATGCCCGTCTTACCGCAACGCTTGCTGCTGCCCTTGGCGCAGCCGGGCTTGAGTCCTATACCCATGCCACCATCTGGAGCACGGATGCCATTTACCGGGAAACACCTGAAAAAGTGTCTTGGTACAAGGATAACGGGGCCTGTGCCGTGGAAATGGAGTGCTCGGCCCTGTTTGCAGCCGCTGCGTTCAGGAAAGTTCCCATTGCCGCGTTACTTGTGGTGTCCGACAGCCTTGGCCGGGCAGACGGTGCCTGGGACCCGGGTTTTAATAAGAAAAGGTTTAAAGTTATGCGTAAACAGGCCTGTGGCGTTGCCATGGCATTGACAGGGAAACTTGCCCATGGATTTTGA
- the ligA gene encoding NAD-dependent DNA ligase LigA, translating into MDFETCRIEAQKLRRELTEHSYRYHVLDDPVIDDQTYDMMLRQLIDIETRYPELVTGDSPTRRIGAPPLTAFHTAPHSVPMLSLDNAFNDQEILDFHARCLKISGAHTLTYTAEPKLDGVAVELTYENGVLVLATTRGDGYTGEVITENIRTIRSVPLRLKDNKTTVPDFIEVRGEVIIRHKDFAMLNQRRINEGESVFANPRNAAAGSLRQLDSKITAQRPLTIFVYGVGMVRGLVFSTQALMLEYLSDLGFPVNPLIKKSISIRQVLENFKYLESLRPELAYDIDGMVIKVDDILIQQALGEKIKSPRWSIAYKFPAMEKTSKILDITVQVGRTGTLTPVAELEPVNIGGVMVSRATLHNADEVKRKDIRINDTALITRAGDVIPKVVKIIPAARTGEETVFVMPDICPVCGSRVRRLDGEVAVKCINIECSAQIKERIRHFVSKKAFDMDGLGKKLVEQLVDQKLVNSFADLFHLDRDTLAGLERMGLKSADNIIAAVEQSKKIPFSRFIFALGIDHTGEHAARLLAQTFEDLNALMAADTQTISTIHGMGDTTARAVTGFFSIEENIKTVEHILDAGVCIINDLYGEADEKDNAFRGKIIVLTGSFESMTRNQAKTKLLALGAKVTGSVSKKTDIVIAGGKAGSKLTKAEELGVTVWDEARLIELLGGGD; encoded by the coding sequence ATGGATTTTGAGACATGCCGAATTGAGGCGCAAAAATTGCGCCGGGAATTGACGGAACACAGTTACCGCTATCATGTGCTGGATGATCCTGTCATTGATGATCAGACCTATGACATGATGTTGCGGCAACTCATTGACATTGAAACTCGTTATCCTGAGCTTGTCACTGGGGATTCCCCCACCCGCCGCATCGGGGCCCCGCCCTTGACCGCCTTTCACACGGCTCCCCATTCGGTCCCCATGCTCAGCCTGGACAATGCCTTTAATGATCAGGAAATCCTGGATTTTCATGCCCGGTGTCTGAAAATTTCCGGGGCCCATACCCTGACCTATACGGCAGAACCCAAGCTGGACGGCGTGGCTGTGGAATTGACCTATGAAAACGGGGTGCTGGTTTTGGCCACTACCCGTGGGGACGGATACACCGGCGAGGTGATTACGGAAAATATCAGGACCATCCGGTCCGTGCCCCTGCGTCTGAAAGACAATAAAACAACTGTCCCCGATTTTATTGAAGTGCGCGGAGAGGTAATCATCCGGCATAAAGATTTTGCAATGCTTAACCAACGCCGCATCAATGAAGGCGAATCTGTTTTTGCCAATCCCCGAAATGCGGCCGCAGGTTCCCTGCGTCAGCTGGATTCAAAGATAACAGCCCAGCGACCTTTGACCATATTTGTTTATGGTGTGGGTATGGTGCGCGGTCTTGTTTTTTCCACCCAGGCTTTGATGCTTGAATACCTTTCTGATCTGGGGTTTCCGGTGAATCCGCTTATCAAAAAAAGTATCTCAATCCGACAGGTGCTGGAAAATTTCAAGTATCTGGAAAGCCTTCGTCCTGAACTGGCCTATGACATCGACGGCATGGTGATTAAGGTGGATGATATTTTAATCCAGCAGGCCCTGGGTGAAAAAATTAAAAGTCCCAGATGGTCCATTGCTTATAAATTCCCGGCCATGGAAAAGACCAGCAAAATATTGGATATCACGGTCCAGGTGGGCCGCACCGGCACCCTGACCCCTGTGGCGGAACTTGAGCCGGTGAATATCGGCGGTGTCATGGTTTCCAGGGCCACCCTGCACAATGCCGATGAGGTTAAACGAAAAGATATCCGCATCAATGACACGGCATTGATCACACGGGCAGGGGACGTGATCCCCAAGGTAGTGAAAATTATTCCTGCGGCCCGTACCGGCGAAGAGACCGTGTTTGTGATGCCCGACATCTGTCCGGTATGTGGTTCCAGGGTAAGACGCCTTGACGGAGAAGTTGCCGTTAAATGCATCAATATTGAGTGCAGTGCCCAGATCAAGGAGCGTATCCGCCATTTTGTATCCAAAAAAGCGTTTGATATGGACGGGCTTGGCAAAAAACTGGTGGAACAGCTGGTGGATCAAAAACTTGTAAATTCGTTTGCCGACCTTTTTCATCTGGACCGGGATACCCTGGCAGGGCTTGAACGTATGGGGTTAAAGTCCGCTGATAATATCATTGCTGCGGTTGAGCAGTCCAAAAAGATTCCTTTTTCACGGTTTATTTTTGCTTTGGGTATTGATCATACAGGTGAGCATGCGGCCCGGCTTCTGGCCCAAACATTTGAGGATCTTAATGCGCTGATGGCTGCAGATACACAGACCATTAGTACCATTCATGGCATGGGTGACACCACAGCCCGTGCTGTCACCGGATTTTTCTCCATTGAAGAAAATATTAAAACGGTGGAGCATATACTTGATGCCGGTGTCTGCATTATCAATGATCTGTACGGTGAAGCCGATGAAAAGGATAACGCGTTTAGGGGAAAAATCATTGTGCTGACAGGCAGTTTTGAATCGATGACAAGAAATCAGGCCAAGACAAAGCTTCTGGCCTTAGGTGCAAAGGTCACAGGTTCGGTATCAAAGAAAACCGATATTGTTATTGCCGGCGGTAAGGCCGGTTCAAAACTTACCAAGGCCGAAGAACTTGGCGTCACTGTTTGGGATGAAGCCAGGCTTATAGAATTGCTTGGCGGCGGGGATTAA
- a CDS encoding ATP-dependent zinc protease, whose translation MAINTKPLLPVIGWREWVSLPDLGVTSIKVKVDTGARSSSVHAINQRLFERDGEKWVRFQINPLQDSTANKVNVEAKVIDFRSVRSSSGVAEMRPVIATRIAILDQLWSIELTLSNRDAMGFRMLLGRQAFRKKFFVDAAGSYYGGKPQKKKLNKKNI comes from the coding sequence ATGGCAATCAATACTAAACCGCTTTTACCTGTTATTGGATGGCGTGAGTGGGTCTCACTTCCTGATTTAGGTGTTACATCAATTAAAGTAAAAGTGGACACAGGAGCCCGGTCATCTTCTGTGCACGCCATAAATCAAAGGCTATTTGAGCGTGATGGAGAAAAATGGGTACGGTTTCAAATCAACCCGTTACAGGACTCAACAGCTAATAAAGTAAATGTTGAAGCCAAGGTTATAGATTTTAGATCTGTTCGAAGTTCAAGCGGTGTTGCCGAAATGAGGCCGGTTATTGCAACCCGTATCGCAATATTGGACCAACTCTGGTCTATAGAACTTACGCTGTCTAACCGGGATGCCATGGGCTTTCGAATGTTACTTGGTCGGCAGGCGTTTCGTAAAAAATTTTTTGTTGATGCTGCGGGGTCTTATTATGGCGGCAAGCCCCAAAAGAAGAAATTGAATAAAAAAAATATATAG
- a CDS encoding TrkA C-terminal domain-containing protein codes for MRQRLTVSRGYGVAEIYIPEGSDYIGKKICDSGLREKDISVLTLYRDAKVIPNPRSQRELEADDRLLCFGKLESMKELIPARIRKKRKSKVKALPDLPVAEEAVNRENDYEGNSIQEED; via the coding sequence TTGCGCCAGCGACTGACTGTCAGTCGAGGCTATGGTGTTGCTGAAATATATATACCTGAAGGTTCTGATTATATCGGAAAAAAAATTTGTGATTCCGGATTAAGGGAAAAGGATATTTCAGTATTAACCTTGTACCGCGATGCCAAAGTCATTCCAAACCCACGATCCCAAAGAGAACTTGAAGCCGATGACAGGCTTTTGTGCTTTGGGAAACTTGAATCCATGAAAGAACTTATTCCGGCAAGGATCAGAAAGAAAAGAAAATCAAAAGTTAAGGCATTACCTGATTTGCCCGTTGCAGAAGAAGCGGTGAATCGTGAGAACGATTATGAAGGCAATTCTATCCAAGAGGAAGATTAG
- a CDS encoding succinylglutamate desuccinylase/aspartoacylase family protein: MTTEERLGMQTEITIADTIVKPGTRATIHIPVPRLYTHTPMTMPIHVIHGKRSGPTLFISSVVHGDEIIGIEIIRRLLGLKKLNQLKGTLLAVPVVNVYAFIHNSRYSPDRRDLNRYFPGSEKGSLTSRLANAFMKEIVQRCDYGIDLHAGSNHRENLPQIRVNFDDEQAMEMARAFQVPAIINAKIRDGSLRHAAFDKNVSTVLYEAGEALRFDEVAIKAGVRGITATMTIIGMLSRPARKKKIIETLFVEDSYWVRAPASGILHMEKPLGSRITKNTRIGFIADPFGGDEIEVFSDVSGMVIGRLNLPLVHQGDAIIHIASVEKLKMITPVISDFKEELE, translated from the coding sequence ATGACAACTGAAGAAAGGCTTGGGATGCAAACTGAGATCACTATTGCTGATACCATTGTAAAACCAGGGACTCGGGCGACTATTCATATTCCTGTACCCCGATTATACACCCATACCCCAATGACCATGCCCATTCATGTTATCCACGGTAAAAGATCCGGGCCAACTCTGTTTATTTCAAGTGTGGTTCACGGGGATGAAATTATTGGTATTGAAATTATCCGTCGTTTACTTGGTTTAAAAAAGCTTAATCAGCTAAAAGGTACTTTGCTGGCTGTTCCTGTTGTGAATGTTTATGCGTTTATACATAACTCACGTTATTCTCCTGACCGAAGGGATCTGAATCGTTATTTTCCAGGATCTGAAAAAGGTTCTTTAACCTCCCGGCTTGCAAACGCCTTTATGAAAGAGATTGTTCAGCGCTGTGATTATGGTATTGATTTGCATGCCGGTTCCAATCACAGAGAGAATTTACCCCAAATTCGGGTAAACTTTGATGATGAGCAGGCTATGGAAATGGCAAGAGCATTTCAAGTCCCGGCAATTATAAATGCAAAAATAAGGGATGGCTCCTTGCGTCATGCTGCTTTTGACAAGAATGTGAGCACGGTTCTTTATGAGGCAGGAGAAGCGCTTAGATTCGATGAAGTGGCGATTAAAGCAGGTGTCCGGGGAATTACAGCGACCATGACGATAATAGGTATGCTGTCCAGACCTGCCCGGAAAAAGAAAATAATAGAAACCCTGTTTGTCGAAGATTCCTACTGGGTTCGTGCCCCTGCCAGTGGTATTTTGCATATGGAAAAGCCCCTTGGAAGCCGGATCACTAAAAATACCCGTATCGGCTTCATTGCAGATCCTTTTGGCGGGGATGAGATTGAGGTGTTTTCTGATGTTTCCGGTATGGTTATCGGGCGTCTTAATCTACCGCTTGTCCACCAGGGCGATGCGATTATTCACATTGCTTCGGTGGAAAAACTCAAAATGATTACACCTGTGATAAGCGATTTTAAAGAAGAGCTTGAGTAG
- a CDS encoding aldehyde ferredoxin oxidoreductase C-terminal domain-containing protein, with protein MSQILRINTREKTYSFETPAEDIANLGGRALTSRMILNEVPATSHPLSKYNKLVFAPGLLSGSPAANSGRLSVGGKSPLTGGIKESNSGGLVSQKLARLGIKALVLEDKPEDDGFSMIVIKKDSVEFLAADEYAGVCNGDMITKLWDRFGKRVATASIGVAGEQRLTSASIQFADPKGHPGRAAGRGGLGAVMGSKKIKAIVVDDKGTDRVPLHDPEAFKAANKKWVELLTSHPVSGQGLPIYGTAVLVNVINEAGAMPTKNFRTGRFEYAQDISGETMAANIEKRGGVAAEGCHPGCVIKCSQIYNDKDNNYLTSGFEYETIWAFGSHCLIKDLDDIAMMDRLCDDFGVDTIDTGVAIGIAMEAGIIPWGDGKAAIELLRKVGTGDPMGKIIGNGAAFTGQALGIDRVPVVKRQALPAYDPRAVKAVGVTYATSTMGADHTAGYGVCQNILGVGGSIDPLKKDNNVETSKTLQIATAAIDAAGLCLFVAFPILDNPEGLQMVVDMINARYGLSLVVDDVASLGISILKDELEFNRRAGFTPKDDRLPDMFKEEVAPHNTTWDFTDEELAEAVKF; from the coding sequence ATGTCACAAATATTAAGAATAAATACCAGGGAAAAAACCTATTCATTTGAAACACCGGCCGAAGATATTGCAAATCTTGGCGGACGTGCCCTGACGTCGAGAATGATTTTAAATGAAGTCCCTGCCACATCCCACCCTTTAAGCAAGTATAACAAACTGGTCTTTGCACCGGGGTTGTTATCCGGCTCTCCTGCTGCCAACTCAGGACGGCTTTCCGTGGGTGGAAAATCTCCGTTGACCGGCGGCATTAAAGAGAGTAACAGCGGTGGTCTTGTTTCCCAGAAACTGGCACGCCTCGGGATTAAAGCCCTGGTTTTGGAGGATAAACCTGAAGATGACGGGTTTTCCATGATTGTTATTAAAAAAGACAGTGTTGAGTTCCTTGCCGCAGACGAATATGCGGGTGTATGCAACGGGGATATGATCACAAAGCTCTGGGACCGGTTTGGAAAACGTGTGGCCACCGCAAGTATCGGGGTTGCCGGGGAACAGCGCCTGACATCGGCATCCATCCAGTTTGCCGATCCCAAGGGACATCCTGGCCGGGCAGCCGGTCGCGGTGGTCTTGGGGCCGTAATGGGGTCAAAGAAGATCAAGGCCATTGTGGTGGATGACAAAGGTACGGACCGTGTGCCACTCCATGACCCAGAAGCCTTTAAGGCCGCCAATAAAAAATGGGTGGAACTGCTTACGTCTCATCCGGTTTCAGGCCAGGGTCTGCCTATCTACGGTACCGCCGTTCTGGTCAATGTCATTAACGAAGCCGGTGCCATGCCGACCAAGAATTTCAGGACCGGACGATTTGAATATGCCCAGGATATCAGTGGCGAAACCATGGCAGCCAACATTGAAAAACGCGGTGGAGTTGCTGCGGAAGGGTGTCATCCGGGCTGTGTGATCAAATGTTCTCAGATTTACAATGACAAGGACAATAACTACCTCACCTCGGGGTTTGAATATGAGACCATCTGGGCTTTTGGCTCCCATTGCCTGATCAAGGATCTGGATGATATTGCCATGATGGACAGACTGTGTGACGATTTTGGCGTTGATACCATTGATACGGGTGTGGCCATAGGCATTGCCATGGAAGCTGGCATTATTCCCTGGGGAGACGGCAAAGCGGCCATAGAACTGCTTAGAAAAGTGGGTACAGGCGATCCCATGGGCAAAATTATCGGAAACGGTGCCGCTTTTACCGGTCAGGCCCTAGGCATTGATCGGGTGCCGGTGGTAAAACGCCAGGCACTGCCGGCCTATGACCCAAGAGCGGTCAAAGCCGTAGGTGTTACATATGCTACATCCACTATGGGCGCAGATCATACCGCAGGATACGGTGTGTGCCAGAATATTTTAGGCGTGGGCGGTTCCATTGATCCGTTGAAAAAGGACAATAACGTGGAAACCTCCAAGACCCTGCAGATCGCCACCGCAGCCATTGATGCTGCTGGGTTGTGTTTGTTCGTGGCCTTTCCGATACTTGACAATCCCGAAGGTCTGCAGATGGTTGTGGATATGATCAATGCAAGGTATGGCCTGAGTCTTGTGGTTGATGATGTAGCAAGCCTCGGTATTTCCATTCTAAAAGATGAGCTGGAATTTAACCGCCGGGCCGGTTTCACCCCAAAGGATGACCGTCTGCCCGATATGTTCAAGGAAGAGGTTGCCCCGCACAATACCACCTGGGATTTCACAGATGAGGAACTTGCCGAAGCCGTAAAATTTTAA